The genomic stretch GCGTCCGGAGCAGGCGCGACGTCGCCCCCCGGACTGCCGTGACCGGACTCCAGAGGGGCGTATGGTGGACGACCAGCATATCCGCGCCGGCACGGGCGGCGGCATCCACCACCTTCTGTGTGGCATCGAGCGCACAGCAGACGGTTCCGATCTCTTCTCTTCCCTCGACGACGAGGCCGATCCTCCCGGCATCGTACTCCTCGGCCAGTTCGGGCGGAGCAACCTGCTCCAGTGCGGCGATGAACCTCTCGATATCCATACGGTACCTCATATGGCACTCACAAAATAAAAGGGTGAACGAGGACGCCACCCTGCACCCAGAAAAATCCCATCGAATAAAATTTCTTTCCCAGGAAGTTTTGAACATAATTCGAGAGAAAATGGGCCATTATCTGATAAAGGCAGCAGGTATGGAATAGATCAAATAGAAATAATTATCTCTAAAAAAGCCGAGACTCGATTATCGTCTTTCGGAGACAGAACATGTTGAGACCACTTATTATCGGAGCAATACTCCTCGTTCTCTGCGCCGGCATCCCCGCCGTGTCCGCACTGGGAGGAGATGAAGGATGGTACCGCGTCCACTGCAACGTCGACGGTGCCAACGTCTACTTCGACGGACAGTACCAGGGTACCACCTACGGTGGGTCGCTCGACGTCCCGGTCTACACCACCGGGGCGCCCTACAGTTCCTACCGTGTCGAGAAGAGCGGGTACAACTCGTATTCCGGCAGCCTGCCCTCGGGCCCCGCGGCAGGCCAGACCGTGGACGTCTACGCGACACTGCAGCCGGTCGAGACTACCGGCTCGATCCACGTCACGTCAAGCCCCTCAGGTGCGGCGATCTACCTGAACGGAAACTACCGGGGCACAGCGCCGCTCACGATTCAGAGCCTCTCCCCCGGAACCTACTCCCTTGAAGCCGAGCGATCCGGCTACAACTCCGACCACGCCACCGTCACGGTCAGGTCAGGGCAGCAGTCGAACATCCAGTTCACCCTGACGCCGATCGAGCAGTACGGGTCGATCAAGGTCACCTCCAGCCCATCGGGTGCGTACGTCTACATGGACGGCGTCTACAAGGGCCGGACGCCCCTGACGCTCACCAGCGTCTCGGCAAAGAAACACAATATCGAACTTGATCATAGCGGCTACTACGACTGGAGGTCGACCGTGACCGTGAGCCCCGGCGTGACCAGTTACGTCAACGCCTACCTGACGACCATCCCCTCCGAGACCACCGGCGCCATCGACGTGGTCTCCTACCCGGCAGGCGCGGACATCTTCCTCGACGACAGGTACCAGGGCAAGACCCCCGCGGCCGGAGTATACGCGATATCGAACGTCGCGGTCGGCTCCCACACGGTGAGGGTAGCCCTCTCCGGCTACCAGGACTACACGACGTCGGTCATCGTCAGCGGGGCAACCACAAGCCACGTCACCGCGACGCTCCAGCCCGGCCAGTCGACCTCGACGGGCTCGATCTCGGTCACCTCCTCCCCCTCCGGAGCCGAGGTCTACATCGACAACGTCTATAAGGGTATCACCCCGCTGACCGTCGACGGGATTGCCACCGGCACCCACGCGGTCAGGGTGGCGCTCGGCGGCTACAGCGACTGGTCGACCACCGTTCAGGTCGGTGCCGGAAGCACCGCCTCGGCCTCGGCTTCGCTCTCGCCTGTGCCGACCCAGGCCCCCCACGCGGGCGTGGCACCCTTTGCCGTGATAGGCGCGCTCGGGATCCTCGGGATCCTCGTCGCGTTGCACAGGCGGGACTGAACACGAAAAAAACCCACACTTTTTTGAGAAGCATAAATCTCCCAGATGTTACCGATTGACCGTTGACGGCAGGGTTCATACCCCGACGCAATATTACCTAAAGTAATAAACAACACCTATAAATATTCCGAAAATGAATATACGTTCATGGCAAAGTCCCTCGACCTCATCAATGCCCGGATACGCGACGGTAGTGCACGAGTAGTTACCGCCGACGAGATGCCGGCAATCGTCGACGAACTGGGCGAGGAAGGGGCACTGGCGGAGGTCGACGTCGTCACGACCGGGACGTTCGGGGCAATGTGCTCTTCCGGTGCCTTCTTTAACTTCGGGCACGCCGACCCCCCCATCCGGATGGAGCGCGTATGGCTCAACGACGTTGAGGCATACGCGGGGATTGCAGCGGTCGACGCCTACCTGGGCGCAACCCAGGAGGCCGAGTCCAAAGACAGGCCGTACGGCGGCGCCCACGTCCTCGAAGAACTCGTCGCGGGAGGCACCGTCGAACTGCGGGCAACCTCCCACGGGACCGACTGCTACCCGCGCCGGAGCATCACGACGGAACTGCTGCTCGAGGATATGAACCAGGCAATCATGGTCAACCCGAGGAACTCCTACCAGCGCTACAACGCGGCGACGAACACCACCGACCGGACGCTCAACACCTACATGGGGACACTCCTCCCACGGTGCGGCAACGTCTCCTACTCCGGCGCAGGGACTCTCTCCCCGCTCATAAACGACCCCGGTTTCCGGGTCATCGGGAGCGGCGTCCCGATCTTCCTTGCCGGTGCGGAGGGGATGATCGTCGGCGAGGGGACGCAACACTCGGCGGGCGGCGGGTTTGGAACCCTGATGGTGACCGGGGACATGAAGCAGATGCGCCAGGAGTTCCTGCGGGCGGCGGTGATGAACGGCTACGGTGTGACGATGTACGTCGGCGTCGGCGTCCCGATACCGGTGCTCGATACCGGGATCGTCCGGAGCACCGCGGCGCGTGACGAAGATATCCTGACCGAGATCATCGATTACGGCACGCCCCGGCGTGACCGCCCGTCGCTCGCGAGGGTCAGTTACGCCGACCTCAAGAGCGGGTCGGTCGAGATCGGCGGTGAGACCGTCCGGACGTCGTCGCTCTCCAGTTACCGGCGGGCACGCGCGGTTGCAGTGGAACTCAAAGACTGGATCGAGCGAGGAAAGATGGAACTTGCCCTCCCTACCCGCCGGATCGACCCGACAAAACGCGCGAAACCCATGCGGGAGACAGCCGTCACCCCCCGCGTCCGTGATATCATGAACCGGCAGGTGATCAGCATCACGGAGGACGAGGAGATTCGCGTGGCGGCAAAGCGGCTCTTGCGGGGCGAGACGAACCACCTCCCGGTTCTCGACGGCAACGGCATGCTGGTCGGGATCATCACCACTTACGACGTCTCGAAGGCGGTGGTGACGGACGGGAGGCTCCGTCAGGTAAAGGACATCATGACCCGGAACGTGATCAAGACGACACCCGACGAGCCGGTGGACGTCGCCGCCCAGAAACTTGAGCAGAACAACATCAGCGCCCTTCCCGTGGTGGACGCGACGAACCGGGTGGTCGGCATCCTCTCGGCGATCGATCTCGGGAAACTCTTCGGCGGGAGGCGGCGGCGATGAAACTCCTGCTGACGTTCTCCCGGAAAGGAAAAGCCGACCCGGGAAGAGAACCGGTGATCGCCCGGGTGGTGAAGGAGACCGGCGTTCTCATCAACGTCGAGAAGGCCAACATCGACTCGATGGCCGGCGAGGTGTTGATCGACGTCCCGGACAGCAGCGCAGACCAGATCCGGCGGCGCCTTGAGGATCTCGGAGTCTCGGTTCGTGTGATGGAGAACGCTATTGCCCGCGACGAGGAGGAGTGCGTCGACTGCGGGGCGTGCATCAGCATCTGTCCCCAGGAGGTCTTCTCGTTCGATGCGGAGTGGCGCCTTTCCGTGAGCGCCGAACGCTGCGTCCTCTGCGGGAAGTGCATCCGGGCGTGCCCGCACGGCGCCCTCTCGCAACAGGGATGATCCGGGAACATTTCGAGTACCGGCAGACGATCGCGACGATTCTCGCGGATGAACCGCGGCAGATCGAGGCGGCGAAATCCGGCATACTGGCCGCCCGGCAGGAGGTCGAGCGGCAGATTGCCGTCGACCCCTATTTTTCGGCAAC from Methanoculleus chikugoensis encodes the following:
- a CDS encoding PEGA domain-containing protein; this encodes MLRPLIIGAILLVLCAGIPAVSALGGDEGWYRVHCNVDGANVYFDGQYQGTTYGGSLDVPVYTTGAPYSSYRVEKSGYNSYSGSLPSGPAAGQTVDVYATLQPVETTGSIHVTSSPSGAAIYLNGNYRGTAPLTIQSLSPGTYSLEAERSGYNSDHATVTVRSGQQSNIQFTLTPIEQYGSIKVTSSPSGAYVYMDGVYKGRTPLTLTSVSAKKHNIELDHSGYYDWRSTVTVSPGVTSYVNAYLTTIPSETTGAIDVVSYPAGADIFLDDRYQGKTPAAGVYAISNVAVGSHTVRVALSGYQDYTTSVIVSGATTSHVTATLQPGQSTSTGSISVTSSPSGAEVYIDNVYKGITPLTVDGIATGTHAVRVALGGYSDWSTTVQVGAGSTASASASLSPVPTQAPHAGVAPFAVIGALGILGILVALHRRD
- a CDS encoding homocysteine biosynthesis protein, translating into MAKSLDLINARIRDGSARVVTADEMPAIVDELGEEGALAEVDVVTTGTFGAMCSSGAFFNFGHADPPIRMERVWLNDVEAYAGIAAVDAYLGATQEAESKDRPYGGAHVLEELVAGGTVELRATSHGTDCYPRRSITTELLLEDMNQAIMVNPRNSYQRYNAATNTTDRTLNTYMGTLLPRCGNVSYSGAGTLSPLINDPGFRVIGSGVPIFLAGAEGMIVGEGTQHSAGGGFGTLMVTGDMKQMRQEFLRAAVMNGYGVTMYVGVGVPIPVLDTGIVRSTAARDEDILTEIIDYGTPRRDRPSLARVSYADLKSGSVEIGGETVRTSSLSSYRRARAVAVELKDWIERGKMELALPTRRIDPTKRAKPMRETAVTPRVRDIMNRQVISITEDEEIRVAAKRLLRGETNHLPVLDGNGMLVGIITTYDVSKAVVTDGRLRQVKDIMTRNVIKTTPDEPVDVAAQKLEQNNISALPVVDATNRVVGILSAIDLGKLFGGRRRR
- a CDS encoding 4Fe-4S binding protein, with translation MKLLLTFSRKGKADPGREPVIARVVKETGVLINVEKANIDSMAGEVLIDVPDSSADQIRRRLEDLGVSVRVMENAIARDEEECVDCGACISICPQEVFSFDAEWRLSVSAERCVLCGKCIRACPHGALSQQG